The following coding sequences are from one uncultured Desulfobacter sp. window:
- the urtB gene encoding urea ABC transporter permease subunit UrtB yields MFTFPNKRFSTLLFTLAFAMLTVCFAVHIPNAAAGDFDEGLKKLTQRNFNRKIQGLEQIFQSKDPQVEKLFSALLDGDLYYTKIGKEVVYASEKEDGYTTTGVLSNDETQQVGSRHIKKIGINNKIRKKLKGWLSLLQLYHGTPRERADAVYRILGMLNPEMVEALKGLYNEEPDGPLKQALATAIALDTLGTGDKAAKLSALSQLEGSLQPAVKNGVIKVLDKEKNGDVQKQAQKTLQRIESKIAFYGFLETLFFGLSAGSILVLAAIGLAITFGVIGVINMAHGELIMIGAYTTWVIQQMLPNHLGLAIGLAVPGAFLVSALAGIAIERSIIRFLYGRPLETLLATFGVSLVLQQAVRSIFSPLNRAVSTPEWMSGSLVLNPVLSLTMNRIVIFFFCLFVFGALFLIMKKTSLGLQVRAVSQNRTMARAMGVPASRVDALTFGLGSGIAGVAGVALSQLTNVGPNLGQAYIIDSFMVVVFGGVGNLWGTMLAGLTLGTANKFIEPFSGAVLAKIIVLVFIILFIQKRPQGLFPQKGRAAG; encoded by the coding sequence ATGTTTACTTTCCCAAACAAGCGTTTTTCCACCCTGCTTTTTACCCTGGCGTTTGCAATGCTCACGGTATGCTTTGCGGTTCATATCCCCAATGCAGCGGCCGGTGACTTTGATGAAGGCCTTAAAAAGCTGACCCAGAGAAATTTCAACCGCAAGATCCAGGGACTTGAGCAGATCTTTCAAAGCAAAGATCCCCAGGTGGAAAAACTTTTCTCCGCACTGCTTGACGGCGATCTTTATTACACCAAAATCGGAAAAGAAGTGGTATATGCCTCAGAAAAAGAGGATGGATATACCACCACCGGCGTGCTGTCAAACGATGAAACGCAACAGGTCGGCAGCAGACACATTAAAAAAATCGGCATCAACAATAAGATCAGAAAAAAGCTGAAAGGCTGGCTTTCACTGCTTCAGCTCTACCATGGCACGCCCCGGGAACGGGCCGATGCCGTTTACCGAATCCTTGGGATGTTAAATCCGGAGATGGTAGAGGCTCTGAAAGGTCTTTACAATGAAGAGCCCGATGGACCTTTAAAACAAGCGCTTGCAACAGCCATTGCCCTGGATACCCTTGGGACCGGAGACAAAGCTGCAAAATTATCAGCTCTGTCCCAATTGGAAGGCAGCCTTCAACCGGCCGTCAAAAACGGGGTGATCAAAGTTTTGGACAAAGAAAAGAACGGGGACGTTCAAAAACAAGCCCAGAAAACCCTCCAGCGCATTGAGTCAAAAATTGCATTTTACGGATTTTTAGAGACCCTCTTTTTTGGGCTGAGCGCGGGTTCCATCCTGGTCCTTGCAGCCATCGGCCTGGCCATTACCTTCGGGGTGATCGGCGTAATCAACATGGCCCACGGCGAACTGATCATGATCGGGGCCTATACCACCTGGGTGATCCAGCAGATGCTGCCCAACCACCTGGGACTTGCCATCGGCCTGGCCGTGCCGGGTGCATTTTTAGTCTCCGCGCTGGCCGGCATTGCCATTGAACGGTCCATCATCCGGTTTCTTTACGGACGCCCCCTTGAAACATTGCTGGCAACATTCGGCGTCAGCCTGGTGCTCCAGCAGGCGGTCCGGTCCATATTTTCGCCGCTGAACCGGGCGGTGAGCACACCTGAGTGGATGAGCGGCTCCCTGGTGTTAAATCCGGTACTCTCCCTGACCATGAACCGCATTGTCATCTTCTTTTTCTGCCTGTTTGTGTTTGGGGCCCTGTTTTTGATCATGAAAAAAACATCCCTTGGCCTTCAGGTCCGGGCGGTTTCCCAGAACCGGACCATGGCCAGGGCCATGGGGGTACCCGCCTCCCGGGTCGATGCCCTGACCTTCGGGCTGGGATCAGGCATTGCAGGCGTGGCCGGGGTGGCCCTGAGCCAGCTGACCAATGTCGGTCCCAATCTTGGCCAGGCCTATATCATTGACTCGTTCATGGTCGTGGTGTTCGGCGGCGTGGGGAATCTTTGGGGAACCATGCTTGCCGGCCTGACGCTTGGCACAGCCAACAAATTCATTGAACCCTTTTCCGGCGCCGTGCTGGCCAAAATCATTGTGCTGGTGTTCATTATTCTATTTATTCAAAAACGCCCCCAGGGGCTTTTCCCCCAGAAAGGGAGGGCAGCAGGCTAA
- the urtC gene encoding urea ABC transporter permease subunit UrtC has protein sequence MKRLSFIFDDKLGLPLLLALGAAMVLVPTLNLMVPETSFFHVSTFTMSLWGKYLTYALLALAVDIVWGYLGILSLGHGVFFGLGGYAMGMYLMRQIGTRGEYGHPILPDFMVFLNWDKLPWFWHGFDMFPFAAVMIVLVPCLLAFVFGWFAFKSRVTGVYLSIITQALTFSVMLAFFRNEMGFGGNNGLTDFKDLLGFSLLNDGAKAALFAVTAGILILAYIACRHLVSSKLGRVLAAIRDAEDRVRFFGYNVENVKLWIFVFSAGLAGIAGALYVPQVGIINPSEFSPLNSIEIVVWVAVGGRGTLYGAVAGALAVNWAKSYLTGALPDAWLFALGALFIVVTIFLPKGIAGLIRLKKEAA, from the coding sequence ATGAAACGTTTATCCTTTATTTTTGACGACAAGCTGGGTCTTCCGCTGCTCCTGGCATTGGGCGCCGCCATGGTCCTGGTGCCGACGCTGAACCTGATGGTGCCGGAAACAAGTTTCTTCCATGTCTCCACATTTACCATGTCCCTGTGGGGAAAATACCTGACCTATGCCCTGCTGGCCCTTGCGGTGGATATTGTGTGGGGGTATTTAGGGATTTTAAGCCTGGGCCATGGGGTCTTCTTTGGACTGGGCGGCTATGCCATGGGCATGTATCTCATGCGCCAGATCGGTACACGGGGCGAATACGGCCACCCCATTCTCCCGGATTTCATGGTATTTTTGAACTGGGACAAACTGCCCTGGTTCTGGCACGGGTTTGACATGTTCCCCTTTGCTGCGGTCATGATTGTGCTGGTCCCCTGTCTGCTAGCCTTTGTATTCGGATGGTTTGCCTTTAAATCACGGGTCACAGGGGTGTATCTGTCCATCATCACCCAGGCATTGACCTTTTCGGTCATGCTCGCCTTTTTCAGAAACGAAATGGGATTCGGCGGCAACAACGGCCTGACCGATTTTAAGGATCTTTTAGGATTCTCGCTGCTCAATGATGGGGCCAAGGCTGCGCTTTTTGCGGTTACGGCAGGGATTTTAATTCTTGCCTATATTGCCTGCCGGCATCTGGTCTCTTCCAAACTTGGACGGGTTCTGGCAGCCATACGGGATGCCGAGGACCGGGTGAGATTTTTCGGGTATAATGTTGAAAACGTAAAACTGTGGATCTTTGTCTTTTCCGCCGGCCTTGCCGGCATTGCCGGAGCCCTGTATGTACCCCAGGTGGGTATCATCAATCCATCGGAATTCTCCCCGCTCAACTCCATTGAAATTGTGGTCTGGGTGGCCGTGGGCGGCAGGGGTACCCTGTACGGCGCGGTTGCAGGCGCCCTTGCGGTCAACTGGGCCAAAAGTTATCTGACCGGTGCCCTGCCCGATGCCTGGCTCTTTGCCCTGGGCGCGCTTTTTATTGTGGTAACGATTTTTCTTCCCAAGGGGATTGCAGGCCTGATCCGGCTTAAAAAGGAGGCGGCATGA
- the urtA gene encoding urea ABC transporter substrate-binding protein, with amino-acid sequence MNCKRFSHRLLFTAFAFFCCITMVSSALAKETIKIGVLHSLSGTMAISETTLKDTILMLVDEQNKKGGLLGKQIEAVVVDPASNWPLFAEKARELIEKDKVAAVFGCWTSVSRKSVLPVFEELNNLLFYPVQYEGEESSKNVFYTGAAPNQQAIPAVDYLMNEIGVKRWVLAGTDYVYPRTTNKILQAYLKSKGVADADIMINYTPFGHSDWQSIVADIKKFGAAGKKTAVVSTINGDANVPFYKELGNQGVTADNIPVVAFSVGEEELSGIDTKPLVGHLAAWNYFMSVDDPANDEFIENWHKFIKNDKQVTNDPMEAHYIGFNMWVKAVEKAGTTAPDAVQDAIIGVTVPNLTGGYSAMMPNHHITKPVLIGEIQDDGQFEVVWQTPGLVVGDAWSDFLPGSKDLISDWRAPLKNGNFKVTK; translated from the coding sequence ATGAATTGTAAACGTTTTTCCCACAGATTATTGTTTACCGCTTTTGCATTTTTTTGCTGCATAACCATGGTCTCCTCGGCGTTGGCCAAAGAGACCATTAAAATTGGGGTACTTCACTCCTTGTCCGGCACCATGGCCATCAGCGAGACCACATTAAAAGACACGATTTTGATGCTGGTGGACGAACAAAACAAAAAAGGCGGCCTTCTGGGCAAACAAATTGAAGCCGTCGTGGTTGACCCCGCCTCCAACTGGCCGCTGTTTGCCGAAAAGGCAAGGGAGCTGATCGAAAAGGACAAAGTGGCCGCCGTGTTTGGATGCTGGACTTCCGTATCCAGAAAATCGGTCCTCCCCGTGTTTGAAGAGCTGAACAATCTGCTGTTCTACCCGGTTCAATATGAGGGGGAAGAGTCATCCAAAAATGTATTCTATACCGGTGCAGCCCCGAACCAGCAGGCCATCCCCGCCGTTGACTATCTGATGAATGAGATCGGCGTAAAACGCTGGGTTCTTGCCGGAACCGACTATGTCTACCCCAGAACCACCAACAAAATCCTCCAGGCGTACCTGAAAAGCAAAGGGGTGGCCGATGCCGACATCATGATCAACTATACCCCCTTTGGCCACTCTGACTGGCAGTCCATTGTTGCCGACATCAAAAAATTCGGCGCCGCCGGCAAAAAAACCGCTGTGGTATCCACCATCAACGGCGACGCCAACGTCCCCTTTTACAAAGAGCTTGGTAACCAGGGCGTCACCGCAGACAACATCCCGGTCGTTGCCTTTTCCGTGGGAGAAGAAGAGCTCTCCGGCATCGATACCAAACCGCTGGTGGGCCATCTTGCCGCCTGGAACTACTTCATGAGTGTTGACGATCCTGCCAATGATGAATTCATTGAAAACTGGCATAAATTTATCAAAAACGACAAACAGGTCACCAATGACCCCATGGAAGCGCACTATATCGGTTTCAACATGTGGGTCAAAGCCGTTGAAAAAGCCGGCACCACTGCTCCTGACGCAGTCCAGGATGCCATCATCGGCGTGACTGTTCCCAACCTGACCGGCGGTTACTCCGCCATGATGCCCAACCATCACATCACCAAACCCGTTCTCATCGGAGAAATCCAGGACGACGGTCAGTTTGAAGTGGTTTGGCAGACTCCCGGGTTAGTGGTTGGTGATGCATGGTCAGACTTTCTGCCCGGCTCCAAAGACCTGATCTCCGACTGGCGGGCACCTTTGAAAAACGGCAACTTTAAGGTCACCAAATAA